The following is a genomic window from Pan paniscus chromosome 18, NHGRI_mPanPan1-v2.0_pri, whole genome shotgun sequence.
gaggacTTGGCAGGCTGGGCGCCGAGCTCACGAGGGGCCCTGGCTTCAACGCTGAGGCGCGGACGCCAAAAAGGCTGCGAGAGGCGAGACCGGCGATGTTGGAGGTAGGGTCGCGGGTCGGTTCCGCGCTGGGGGCGGCCAAGGATAGGAGTCGGGAAGAGCAGCTGGAGAGCCGGGGGCGCTGGAGCGGGCGCAGGCTGGGACAGAAACTGGGAGCCTGAGCCCGCGGGGTTGGCTGGGGCCCCGGCGGAGAGCCGGAGCGCCCGGCGCAGGTTCAGCgggggcagctggctgggccaGGGTGGACGCGCTCGGGACTGAGCGAGGGCGGCAGCCGCGGCGGTGCCTGAGGGCCCCGGGGCTGCGGATCTGCTGCATGAGCTGTCTCTGGGGGCCCTGCCTGCGCGGAGCCAGGAGCCGCTCCAGTCTCCCGGCACAGCCACCCCGCAGCCTGCCTCCAGGCGCCCTGTAGGAACCGCGCCGGCGCCACCTGGTGCTCAGCGACGTCTCCAGCTCCTGCGGTGCTGGGCGCTTGGGCCTCTGGCGGCGCCCAGGGCAGGTCCCCCATCCCCGACGTCTCTGCTTCTACAGGCTCGGCATCCTTCTCTGCGGGCCTCGCCTTGCCTTTCTGGCGGGCTCCTCAGAGACCACTCTCTTGGCCTGGTCTCTGGGCGAGCTCGTAGGAGAAGGTTCTGGAGTCCTCGGCGGGTGGGGCCCTAGGCTGTGTGCAGTGAGATCAGCAGGGGCGGGGTTCAGCGGCTCTTCTGCTCCAGGAAGTCCAGCTGCTGGAGCTCCGCACAGTTTCTCGCTGAAGTCGATCTCCGGCCAGCTGCTGCTCTCCACCTGCTGTCTGGGTCGTGGGGCTTCCCCGAGTGGCCTGCTGGGGAGTCCCCGCCGGGAGCAGCAGCTCCTCCTCCATCTTGAGGAGTGGGGCTTGGCCTGCTTGCACCCAGACAGCCTGTCATTGGTGCCTCTCaaccatctacacacacacatatgcacacacaacaGCTCACTCTGTGACATGTGCATgcgtcacacacacatacatatgttcaGACACAAGCTGGTTGTCTGAAAGATTGAACAGCTCAGAAAACtatcaagaataaaaaataaacggGACGTCTCTGAGTTAACAGAAGGGAAGATAAGAAATCAGGTTGCTAGAATTgtttatgtaataaatataaatcaaaagatatatattttaatacatccAATGTTATAGCAAAATTCTACCTTATGCTCCAGCATCCCTGCCTTCAGACCATCATTCAGAGCATGGTGACTCTCCGTTTATGCTGAATTCCAATGATACGGGAAATTTCTCAT
Proteins encoded in this region:
- the LOC100972376 gene encoding LOW QUALITY PROTEIN: putative uncharacterized protein MGC34800 (The sequence of the model RefSeq protein was modified relative to this genomic sequence to represent the inferred CDS: deleted 1 base in 1 codon) — protein: MGDLPWAPPEAQAPSTAGAGDVAEHQVAPARFLQGAWRQAAGWLCRETGAAPGSAQAGPPETAHAADPQPRGPQAPPRLPPSLSPERVHPGQPAAPAEPAPGAPALRRGPSQPRGLRLPVSVPACARSSAPGSPAALPDSYPWPPPARNRPATLPPTSPVSPLAAFLASAPQR